Proteins from one Holophagales bacterium genomic window:
- a CDS encoding NUDIX hydrolase, which produces MYARPVFCTQCGQRLEERHVGAHHERTVPVCASCGAVHWIDPKVAAGCLIVRDETVLLVRRSIEPGYGKWVFPGGHVDRGETLEAAALRETREECGAIARVDGLLGVYSYPGRPVIVAAYRATLLPESPEPYPADETLEVGWFTPGEIGGLELAFRSTADALAALLGRPFRRPPLET; this is translated from the coding sequence GTGTACGCCCGCCCCGTCTTCTGCACCCAGTGCGGCCAGCGGCTCGAGGAGCGCCACGTGGGGGCGCACCACGAGAGGACGGTCCCCGTCTGCGCGTCGTGCGGCGCAGTCCACTGGATCGACCCGAAGGTCGCGGCGGGCTGTCTCATCGTCCGCGACGAAACGGTCCTCCTCGTCCGGCGCTCCATCGAGCCCGGCTACGGCAAGTGGGTCTTCCCCGGCGGCCACGTCGACCGGGGAGAGACGCTCGAGGCCGCGGCCCTGCGCGAGACGCGCGAGGAATGCGGCGCCATCGCCCGGGTCGACGGGCTCCTCGGCGTCTATTCGTATCCGGGCCGCCCCGTCATCGTCGCCGCCTACCGCGCGACCCTCCTGCCGGAAAGCCCCGAGCCGTATCCGGCCGACGAGACGCTCGAGGTCGGATGGTTCACTCCCGGGGAGATCGGCGGTCTCGAGCTCGCGTTTCGCTCGACCGCGGACGCCCTCGCCGCTCTCCTCGGCCGCCCCTTCCGGAGACCGCCGCTGGAGACCTGA
- the glmU gene encoding bifunctional UDP-N-acetylglucosamine diphosphorylase/glucosamine-1-phosphate N-acetyltransferase GlmU produces the protein MTVVLLAAGRGVRMKSARPKVLHEAAGRPLIDHVVAVARTFLGGRPGSRLVVVVGAGREELIPHLARTAPDAVVVVQDPPRGTGDAVRAALPALGGAARVVVLAGDVPLLSAVALGRLERALDADGGAGIAVLTARLGDAGSYGRVVRDGDGRFARIVEAKDATPAERALGEINSGIYAFERSVLERELPRLTDDNAQGEFYLTDVLGLAVEEGLGVVAIPVDDPNEVLGVNSRAELAEVDALLRRRAARLAMAAGATLIRPETITLDEGVTFGPDAVVEPFVTITGATTVGAGTRIGQGSVVAASAIGANVTVRPYCVIEKAVVGDRAVVGPFARLREGTDLGPEVHVGNFVETKKARLARGAKANHLTYLGDCSVGEGTNVGAGVITCNYDGFGKHHTGIGAGVFVGSDVQLVAPVTIGDGALIGAGSTITKDVPAGALATSRVAQKTVEGAGTRYRERKLAEKAKRG, from the coding sequence GTGACCGTCGTCCTCCTGGCCGCGGGGCGGGGGGTGAGGATGAAGTCCGCCCGGCCGAAGGTGCTCCACGAGGCCGCGGGCCGGCCGCTCATCGACCACGTCGTCGCCGTGGCGCGCACGTTCCTCGGCGGGCGTCCCGGGTCGCGCCTCGTCGTCGTCGTGGGCGCCGGCCGCGAGGAGCTGATCCCGCACCTCGCGCGAACCGCTCCGGACGCCGTCGTCGTCGTCCAGGACCCGCCGCGCGGGACGGGCGACGCCGTCCGCGCCGCGCTCCCGGCGCTCGGCGGCGCCGCGCGCGTCGTCGTCCTTGCCGGAGACGTCCCGCTCCTCTCGGCCGTCGCGCTCGGCCGGCTCGAGCGGGCCCTCGACGCCGACGGCGGAGCGGGAATCGCGGTCCTTACGGCGCGCCTCGGCGACGCGGGCTCCTACGGCCGCGTCGTGCGTGACGGAGACGGCCGCTTCGCGCGCATCGTCGAGGCGAAAGACGCGACGCCGGCGGAACGGGCGCTCGGAGAGATCAACTCGGGCATCTACGCTTTCGAGCGGTCCGTCCTCGAGCGCGAGCTGCCGCGCCTGACCGACGACAACGCGCAGGGGGAGTTCTACCTCACCGACGTCCTCGGCCTCGCGGTCGAGGAGGGGCTCGGCGTCGTGGCGATCCCGGTCGACGACCCGAACGAGGTCCTCGGCGTCAACTCGCGCGCCGAGCTCGCGGAGGTCGACGCGCTCCTGAGACGGCGCGCGGCCCGCCTCGCGATGGCCGCGGGCGCGACGCTGATCCGTCCGGAGACGATCACGCTCGACGAGGGGGTGACGTTCGGGCCCGACGCGGTCGTCGAGCCGTTCGTCACGATCACCGGGGCCACGACGGTCGGAGCCGGCACGCGGATCGGGCAGGGGAGCGTCGTCGCCGCCTCGGCGATCGGCGCCAACGTCACCGTGCGCCCCTACTGCGTCATCGAGAAGGCCGTCGTCGGCGACAGGGCCGTCGTCGGGCCGTTCGCGAGGCTCCGCGAGGGGACCGACCTGGGGCCCGAGGTCCACGTCGGGAACTTCGTCGAGACCAAGAAGGCACGCCTGGCGCGCGGTGCCAAGGCGAACCACCTCACCTACCTCGGCGACTGCTCGGTCGGCGAGGGGACGAACGTCGGCGCGGGTGTCATCACCTGCAACTACGACGGCTTCGGCAAGCACCACACCGGCATCGGGGCCGGCGTCTTCGTCGGCTCCGACGTGCAGCTCGTCGCCCCGGTGACGATCGGCGACGGCGCGCTCATCGGCGCCGGGAGCACGATCACGAAGGACGTCCCGGCGGGGGCCCTCGCCACCTCCCGGGTTGCGCAGAAGACGGTCGAGGGGGCCGGGACGCGGTACCGGGAGCGCAAGCTCGCGGAGAAGGCGAAGAGGGGATAG
- a CDS encoding FAD-dependent oxidoreductase: MTKRTGWEAIVVGGGVGGLVAAGLLARSGRKVLLLEAHATPGGCAGYYEAGGFTFDAGATTLIGFDAGDPLATVAGALGIRLGEELSLEPAEGVDVRLPGVSFFYGRDLPAWEESSARLFPGASSFFRRLRKDASLLWETSRSWPVLPLLSPRDALRDLRLLSPRLLPLLPSFGMTVSDVLVRERAPHEPALRAFLDLALLITVQSPASDAPWWNGALGLDLFRRGVSRARGGMRALAVALASAVERAGGEIRTRTLVTHLTPASGGWTVKTASGEELAARTVLPNLPVRDVARLLDPGAAPFHRAESERTRLGDGWGALVLNLGLSRVVNDDPRRLHRLVATRLDGHPGDPASLFLSFSPPGDPVAPPGGQTLSVSTHVASSAWAPLRGEEYRRKKEGARLLLREALEREVPGLSSAVAYEDLGTPRTFQRYTRRSGGSVGGVRMTKGNFGLRALDPTLGAEGLHIVGDTAFPGQGTLAVAMSAALAAERLGAVRLGRDGSLRVLAGGTR, from the coding sequence GTGACGAAGCGCACAGGCTGGGAGGCGATCGTCGTCGGCGGCGGCGTCGGAGGACTCGTCGCCGCGGGCCTCCTCGCCCGTTCCGGCCGGAAGGTCCTCCTCCTCGAGGCGCACGCGACGCCGGGCGGCTGCGCCGGGTACTACGAGGCCGGCGGCTTCACTTTCGACGCGGGCGCCACGACGCTCATCGGCTTCGACGCCGGTGACCCGCTCGCGACGGTCGCCGGGGCCCTCGGGATCCGGCTGGGTGAGGAACTCTCGCTCGAGCCCGCCGAGGGCGTCGACGTCCGCCTCCCGGGCGTCTCGTTCTTCTACGGGCGCGATCTTCCCGCCTGGGAGGAATCCAGCGCCCGGCTCTTTCCGGGCGCATCCTCTTTCTTTCGTCGGCTCCGGAAGGACGCGTCCCTCCTCTGGGAGACGAGCCGGAGCTGGCCGGTCCTCCCGCTCCTCTCCCCGCGCGACGCCCTGCGCGACCTCCGCCTCCTCTCCCCGCGCCTCCTGCCGCTCCTGCCGTCGTTCGGGATGACCGTCTCGGACGTCCTCGTCCGGGAACGCGCGCCCCACGAGCCCGCGCTGCGCGCCTTCCTCGACCTCGCCCTCCTCATCACCGTCCAGTCCCCCGCCTCCGACGCCCCGTGGTGGAACGGCGCCCTCGGGCTGGATCTCTTCCGCCGGGGCGTCTCGCGTGCCCGCGGCGGAATGCGCGCGCTCGCCGTCGCTCTCGCGTCCGCCGTCGAGCGCGCCGGGGGCGAGATCCGGACCCGGACGCTCGTCACACACCTCACCCCGGCCTCCGGCGGGTGGACCGTGAAGACGGCCTCGGGCGAGGAGCTCGCGGCTCGAACGGTCCTGCCGAACCTCCCGGTCCGGGACGTGGCGCGGCTCCTCGATCCGGGAGCGGCCCCGTTCCACCGCGCCGAGAGCGAGCGCACCCGGCTCGGCGACGGGTGGGGCGCGCTCGTCCTGAACCTCGGTCTCTCGCGCGTCGTGAACGACGACCCGCGCCGCCTGCACCGCCTCGTCGCGACGCGGCTCGACGGACACCCCGGCGACCCGGCGTCGCTCTTCCTCTCCTTCTCGCCTCCGGGCGACCCCGTCGCGCCGCCGGGAGGTCAGACGCTCTCGGTCTCGACGCACGTCGCATCGTCCGCGTGGGCGCCGCTGCGGGGCGAGGAGTACCGACGAAAGAAGGAGGGGGCTCGCCTCCTCCTTCGCGAGGCGCTCGAACGCGAGGTGCCGGGTCTCTCCTCGGCGGTCGCATACGAAGACCTGGGGACGCCGCGGACCTTCCAGCGCTACACGCGGCGGAGCGGAGGAAGCGTCGGGGGCGTCCGGATGACGAAAGGAAATTTCGGCCTGCGCGCCCTCGACCCGACGCTCGGCGCAGAGGGGCTCCACATCGTCGGCGACACCGCGTTTCCGGGTCAGGGGACGCTCGCCGTCGCGATGTCGGCCGCGCTCGCGGCCGAGCGGCTCGGCGCGGTGCGGCTGGGGCGGGACGGGTCGCTGAGGGTCCTCGCGGGTGGAACGCGGTAG